The genomic segment ACTTTTATCAGTGTTAAGAAAAGTAGGAGAGAATTCCTTTCACACTTGAATTCGTTCACTGAGTGCTGTTGACAAGGAGGaagtaaatataaaaaattatAGACTggtcaggtgagtgggaaaaAGGCAAATGAAATTCAGCCCAAGAGCTGAGACACTGAATTTGGCAAGAACAAATTGAAGGAATACATGGCAAGTGGTTTGATAATAAGTATTTGAGGAACGGATTCAATAGATGGAAATGTAGGCAGACAGCAGGACAGTTCGATAAGGAATGTGGCTAAAGGTAACAAACGGGATGCTTTATCAAAAGGGATTCAGGAATAAATTATACTGGGACTGCCTAAGCAATTCTTTCCCAGAGCTTCATTACTGTGTAGTTTTGATCATCACATtataaagagaagggggagggtaaTTACAGGATAGATGAGGATGTTACCAAGATTGAAATTAAAAACTAAGTTGGACTTTATTTATAGTATAGATTATAATCAAGTTGTTTCATATCACAGGTAAATAAAGAATAATATACCATAGATGTATAGTCAATAACTAAGGGATATTGATTCACAATCAGTACAAGGGAACTACGTCAGTATTAGAAATCCCAATTAGTGCTGGGATCTGGAATATTTTGCCTGGAAGGGTCATCATATTTTAATGACAGCTGCAAGACCACTTGAAGATCAATCACTAATATAGCCGTCTTCATCTGGGAGAAAAGGTAGGTGCAGGTAAGTGTGAACAGGCCACCAAGTCCACAGCATGTGCTATCATTTCTTGAGGAGAAACAGTGTTTAAATTTAAATAGGGGAGATTGTTATTCCTCACTTGGAAAGTGACAAATAATTAAGAGTAGTACCTGTGTAGGAGAGACCCCAACTATTTTCATCCTTTCCCAGTAAACTGCAAAAGGTGTGACGAAATTTGTCCAGTTTGACATCAGTTGTTCCTATTCCTACCATCTGAATGATGCACAAAAATACAAGAGTGGGCGGGTTAGGTAAGCTAGCAAATACTCTAGTTGCAATGGTTAGAGAAGCACGATTATATTCAAAGAATGCAATGGGAAACACTGCTGCTACAAGCAACCACAGAAAATCTTACTCCTGCACATTAGCTTAACAGATATCAATTTATTTCTATGAAACAATGGATATTGATCTACTGTAACCAAATATAACAATATAGCTCCTGTGTTACAGTGTTTAACATAAGGTGTGATCAAAGGTGGTAATTTCAAAGAACTCTGAGCAGGAAAGAGGTGGAGGAGCTAAATGCAACCACAGTCAGGGTAGAAGAGAAGTTCAGACAAATTATGAGCAAGGCCATTGGTGCACAGCAAGAAATTCTCTGTAGAGCTGATTATCTGGGACCCATTTTAAAAGTGGATATGCAAAGACAAAAACCTTAGATAATAGAACAAGCGATCAACTGTAACAATATTACTCATGAACATTTTATTGAATTCAAAGATCTAAGTTGAGTCACTCAGTACCAAAAACCGAGCTTGACGAGTTTCCTACagaactattatttaaatggagctCAAATTTAAATGGGGGACAGTTTACAACTTGTGTCACTGCTTAGAATGATATTAAATTACCTGTATTATGTTCAAATTATTGGATTGTTTTATTTGACCAAATGTTCATTACTGGGCAGCCAAAGATTTTTGAACTCCATTCAAAGAATTCAGTGTCAAGTTCAGTTGTGATACATTTTGGACTGAAAATGGAATGTGCAAGACCCTGGTATTGAAAAGCAGCTGTATTTAATTTGGGCATTTATTTTAACTGCAAACAAATGTCAGTAACAAAACTGGCACAGATTGTATTAATTGACAGCTTGTTACAACTTGAAAAACAAAGATTCATATATCAACTCATCATTTTTGGCAATATTGTAGAATTGCACATGCAATTAAGACAAATCAATAAATTAATGTGGGAAATAATATGAGGTGAAACAAGATAAATGCAGAATTAGTCAGATGTGATAGCTAATGATTTGACGGAAATACTTAAAATAAGTGCAATCAGTGGAAATCAATGTCAAGGTACAGCATAAAAAGTCAATATAAAATTGATGACAAAGTACTGTCAGCACACAAGTTTGTGAAAATGAATATGGATGTAAAACTGGTTACCCAGtcttgtagaacagtacagcacaggaacaggttcaatgttgtgctgaaccaattaaattagaaatcaaatggccaactaaactaatccctttggTCAAGggaatgtccatatccttccatttcccctcacattcatgtgcctatctaaatgtctgttaaaagtctctaatgtatctgtctccaccatcacatcAGGCAGTGCATTCAAGGCACTCACCATTGTTTAAAAAACACTTGCTGCTCACATCTCCTTTGGACgtacccctctcactttaaatgcatgctctctggtattaaacatctcaaccctggggaaaaagatactATCCGCCTGCTCTATCTGTGCCTCCTATattcttataaatctctatcagatgtTTTAACACTCTTTCATAAAGAAATATACTTTTCCATAAAGTATAAAACCATGCTTTACTATACCTACCATGTCTGTACCGTATACCGGAGAGGTCATTTTTATTTCCCAGAAGTGTTGTCCCTCGCTCATTTCTTTGTCGCCACGAACTGCTGCTGTTCCACAACTATAGTCCATATGGAAATTCACCTCTCTGTTCTCACAGCTTAGCAATGTAGCAGAAGACTTGGTTGAATCATCCCACATCCATTCGAAATCTGCAAAGGGGACTTGTCTTTGAATTTAACTGGTTCTAGTCATATTTAACATTTTACTAGAGTTGACATTGTTTCCAGCAAACCAAAGCTCAACATGTTCATATTAAAAGGCGCACAGACAGTTGTCTTTATTAGATCCACACAAAGGGGCTTAGTGAAATCTATTAACAATTTGATGGCATTCATGCTGAAAACCTGTTGAAGGCCAAACAGATGTGATGCACATTTTTTCATAACGCTTAAAGAACACGAGTCATTTTATGGTGGAGGAAATGAAAGAACACATTAACTTTCAATTTACCATTTACTTTTTAATTATTAATATGAAAAATATCCCAAATATTGCAGTTTCTTCAGTTTGATCGTAATCAAGATGTATTTAGATTATTCAGATTTTTCTTACCCATGGCTAGTTaaacacataacatagaaatttacagcacattacaggcccttcagcccacaatgttgtgctgaccatgtaacctactctagtgACTGCCTAGGAATTCCCTAGCACTTAGacctctatctatctatttatttatttatttaagcaagtaagcttcatgtacccatctaagaggctcttaaaagaccctactatatctgcttccaccactgtcagcagtgcattccacacacccacaactgtgtgggaaaaacttgcccctgacatcccctctgtacctacttccaagcaccttaaaactgtgccctctcgtgttagccatttctgccctgagaaaaagcctctggctatccacatgatcaatgcccctcatcttatacacctctatcaagtcacctctcatcctctgtcactccaaggagaaaaggccaagtacactcaacctattctcgcaaggtacaccctccaatctaggcaacgaccttgtaaatctctgcactctctatagtattcaacatccttcctgtagtgaggtgaccaaaactgaacagtaccccaagtggggtctaatCAAGGTCttctacagctgtaacattaaaTAAACAAAGCAAAGGCAATCAATCAATCTAGATTCACCTGCAGTATAACATACAAGATGGAGGAAAGCATACAAAAGCATAAAAGCTAGAAAAATAAAAATCTAATTAAAGGAACAAAACCATGTTATATAATCAGACATTTGTGGAGACAGAAAaagtgttaatatttcagatgaataGCCATTAGAATCTGAGTGTCCCCAGCACCAATGGTTCCATTTGATATCAAATGTAtacagcatacaacctgaaattcttactcttcacagacatcaggAAAAAAATCCCAAATGACAGAAACTTCAGAACCCCAAAGcaaaccccctccctcacacatgCAATAGCAAAGAATCAACCCTCCCCCTATTTGCTCCAGCAATAGCACTAGACCCTCCTCCCCCACTATgccagcaatagcaaagcccccagagtccacgatctagagtccatcaaaaaaaaaaaaaaagtccattCGAACACTTCAGTATCTCAGTCAACATCTCATTTTACTTAATATTTTCAGCATGGATGGGACGAGCAAATATGCTAATTTCCCATATTTGCCAATTATCAAAACCTTGAACTAGAAGTTGTAATTTTGATCTTCAGAGATAAAGTAACAGGATTAAGTATTCCCGATGACTGGTTTATACTCCTCTCCCCAGGCTATTACCATGTACAGTAAGCATCCAATAATTCACTATCCTACTGTTCAGAAACCTTGATGATTATGCATGTGGCTCCTCAACCTACAAGAGCCCTCAttccccatgttccctttaaactctctGGGTTCAACTGGAACATTTATGTGACAATGAAACATTGGAAAAAAATGATTAATACTCCACACACTTAATTGGACCCAATATTCCAGAAGGCATGCTAATCTGGCACCAGAATCCTGAAGGGCTGGATTACAAGAGTTTTACTGTACAGCCTTAATTAATCCCCAGTTCATCACATGAGACAATGGTTACTGAAACTCACATTCATCTTCCTCTCCACAGTGGCAGTCCTTCATACGATGAAAACTACGCATACTACCACAGTATCGAGTATCATTTTGGTTTACACAGTCACAATACGATTCTCCTGTCACAGGTAACGCAGTTGGTATTGATGGTGGTAAATGGAATTCTGGCTCAGAATCAGAGTCACTGTGCTTTAAGAGATGGGAAAAGAAAAGTCGTAAACATTATAATTGTACAGTCTTTTAGACACCATTTGTTCTATGCAAAATTGTAGAACTGAGAGCAACTTTTTGAAAAATTACTTTGGAAGAAGAACTTAAAGCAAATAGAAAGAGtttactattttttaaaaaatctgtctaAAAATTTGATACTAAGTGAAATACATATTTGGGTGAGAAATACTCAATTGCTAAAACTTTATATTTAGTAGATTGAGAATTACTGAAAAAACAATTTTTGGCTAATATGCATTTTGAAACATGTAACAGCCAAAGCCTCAGcttctttttttcccccccagTACTAAAATAAACAGCTTCAATATTACTATATTGGTCAGCTCTCATGAATTTATTGCAGATTAATGTATGGACTTGTCAAAACTATCGATGGACATGGAAAAAGTAGCATTAAAATATATTCTTAAATTATCTTAGTTTCAGGACTCCAACTCACGTACTCTATTATTTATATttctatttgaacagtttgtcatttgcactgtttgtcagtctttgtgtaatttttcactgattctattgttttctgttctactgtgaatgcctgcaagaaaatgaatcatggTAGAAAGCATATGGGTAgaaaggtactttgataataaagttactttgaacttaactTCGATTTTCAGTGCAACAGTTGATAAAATGGTTCTCTGAATTATGCTTTACAGAAAAATTAGAATGGAATTTCTAAACTTTATTAAAGGTAAAAATTATACTCTACTAAGGATTTCACAATATTTCACGCTTTGCAGaaattccaaatttaaacatcCAAACAAACTTTGGTACCACAAAAGCAAAATTGCTTTTGAGATAAAAAATGAAGTTTAGCATCAGTTTATTTCTCATCAAAATACTGAAATTTAAGTCTGTCACTCCATTTTTTACTGAACCAAAAGCATTCATTTTCTGACCTGTTCAGCATGTCcctatttcagatttctaacatctgaaGACATAGCTTTATGGAATAAAAGACCTGACAAACTATGAGCAATAAAATATTTTGTTACCTACCTGACCATCTGAGTCATAGACAGCACCTGCAGAACCATCAGGCAATACTACAGCCATAGCATCTGTTTCTCGAATGCCACTGTAAACATATCGCCAGGCACGATTATTTCTGTTACTCCGAgacatgttttttttccccaaatctGTCCTGTAATGAGATTTATACAATAGGTTAGTCAAAAACTagattgtttttattttatttagagatacaacatagaacaggcccttctggcccagcaactaacctatttaaccctaacctaatcagaggacaattttaaatgaccaactaaccagtatgcttttggactgtgggaggaaatccatgtggtcattggagggaatgtaaaaactccttatagacaactCCGATGAAcggagctgtaacagtgttgcacatttcaaaaaaaaaaaaaaattgttagttATTTTTTAATGTCAAAGTAAGTAATTATCCAACTGTTTCACTGATTTTAGTGGCTGTTGTACATACAGAACTTTAAACTTACAAATCAAGGTACCAATTGTTAAATTAAGTATTTATTTAGCTGTATTCTGTGGATCTCTGTGCTTCTGAACCTGCGCACACAAAAAGCTTGACGAACTCTGTCCGTTTTTCTCCAGCTTTGTGTTTtgctgcagatttccagcatctgcagtcttttatgTTTTCACACAGACATTGAGATTGGCTTTTCTATTTTCAGTCACATCCCTTTCCCACTTGACCCAAAGTGCAATGATAGTGATGGGAAAGTGAGAGTTAACATCTAGGCTCAAGTGTCTAATAACCAAGTTTATCTTCACAAGAATCTGTTTCAAGGTCCATCTTAGCAGCGCGCAATAGTGTTTAGTCAGCAATGAAAAGGCATCTTTTGTTCAGCAAATATACACTATTTACAGGATTATTATTTCCTGTCCCTGGAAGTAAATGGTATATTTTTATGACCAAGACAGCATTCTCCATTTGATAGCTTACCGAATACCTTTCCCAAATTACAAGTCATACACTATTCACTGCTATTGACATGACTTATTCCTTTCCAGTTTTGGAGGTCAAAGAAAAACACTGTTGCTGACAGACTTGGGAAAGAACGTTGAGGGCTCAAACATCACACCCAAAACCAAAAGAAAGTATATCTAGGCAGACAAATCAGTATCATGCCAATAGCAAGTTTTACTGATTGGATCAGACTTTAAACCTTTGTAGGTGAATGTAAAAGAGTATGTTGAAAAATGATGGAGATATTTCCAGTGCTGACTTGGAAATAAATGGTTACTGGTCTAATGTCTGGAACTCCTTATCTGGTGACGCAGCTGTGGAGGGTGCATCATCAGAAAGACTGCAGTGATTCTCCTGACTGCCACCTTCAAGGGACTTAGAGCTGAGCACCAAAAAAATGCCAACAATCCACATTCCATAACCAACATTTCAGCTTTGTTATTTGTGGGTGCATACAGTGCAAAAATTGGCTGCTGCTTTTCTTACCCCATATGTAAAAAGTACTTCATTGACCAAGTAATTTGGGACATCACTGGGTAGTCGTTGGAACGTTTcgaagatggggcaagtgaagttatcccctcaggTTCAGCAGCCCCctgttgagaggtaataactgttcctgaacctggtggtgtggatcccaaggcccctgtaccttcttcccgatggcagcagcaagaagacagctcgtcctgggtggtggaagtccctgatgatggatgttgctttcctgtgatagtgtttcatgtagatgtgctcaatggtgggaagaactttatctgtgatggactgggcgcCATCTACTAAGTTTTGTAGGAATtcctgttcaaaggcattggtgtttccataccaggctgtgattcagccacttaatatactctccatcacaaaTTTAtaggtttgccaaagttttagatgtcttaccaaatttccacaaactcctaagaaagcagTTGCTGCTGTGCTagcttcgtaattgcacttacatagtGAGCCCAGGACATGTcccctgaaataataacactaaggaatttaaagttgcctctccacttctgatcctccaatgaagacTTGCTCATGGACATCTGGCTTCGTtctgctgaagtcaataatcaatgcagacattgagcaagaggttgATGTcatagcaccactcagccagattttcaatctccctcct from the Mobula birostris isolate sMobBir1 chromosome 9, sMobBir1.hap1, whole genome shotgun sequence genome contains:
- the LOC140203129 gene encoding SPRY domain-containing SOCS box protein 3-like isoform X1, translated to MSRSNRNNRAWRYVYSGIRETDAMAVVLPDGSAGAVYDSDGQHSDSDSEPEFHLPPSIPTALPVTGESYCDCVNQNDTRYCGSMRSFHRMKDCHCGEEDEYFEWMWDDSTKSSATLLSCENREVNFHMDYSCGTAAVRGDKEMSEGQHFWEIKMTSPVYGTDMMVGIGTTDVKLDKFRHTFCSLLGKDENSWGLSYTGVLHHKGAKSHFSTRFGQGSIIGVHLDTWHGVLTFFKNRKCIGVAATKLQNKKFFPMVCSTAARSSMKVIRSCFSPTSLQYLCCLRLQQLLPDHIDKLEVLPLPPGLKRVLRNRLGWVLTMSQEGSSSEAACSSSGSDSDSSSTVDSETCQRKRCRWT
- the LOC140203129 gene encoding SPRY domain-containing SOCS box protein 3-like isoform X2; the protein is MVLQVLSMTQMVSDSDSEPEFHLPPSIPTALPVTGESYCDCVNQNDTRYCGSMRSFHRMKDCHCGEEDEYFEWMWDDSTKSSATLLSCENREVNFHMDYSCGTAAVRGDKEMSEGQHFWEIKMTSPVYGTDMMVGIGTTDVKLDKFRHTFCSLLGKDENSWGLSYTGVLHHKGAKSHFSTRFGQGSIIGVHLDTWHGVLTFFKNRKCIGVAATKLQNKKFFPMVCSTAARSSMKVIRSCFSPTSLQYLCCLRLQQLLPDHIDKLEVLPLPPGLKRVLRNRLGWVLTMSQEGSSSEAACSSSGSDSDSSSTVDSETCQRKRCRWT